The Tepidibacter aestuarii genome contains a region encoding:
- the hydG gene encoding [FeFe] hydrogenase H-cluster radical SAM maturase HydG produces MNTLNIINEEKINNILEDAKCVSKQDVLNIIEKSKDCFGLTSTEAAALLQVNDEEVLNKMFEAAKYIKEKIYGNRIVMFAPLYTSNECTNNCLYCGFRVHNKELHRRTLCPSEVVEEASAIEKQGHKRILMVCGEDKRVTHIDHIVESVQAVYDNVDIRRINVNCAPLEVEEFKKLKDVGIGTYQIFQETYHRPTYKKMHVSGSKSDYDYRLTAIERAFEAGIDDVGIGVLLGLYDYKFDVLSTLIHSEYLDNKYNVGPHTISVPRLRPAIGSALEETPYPVSDSDFKKIVAVYRLAVPYTGIIMSTRESAGLRDELLELGVSQMSAGSKTNPGGYEEDDREAKQFEGNDERGLDEILRVVCKQGHLPSFCTACYRNNRTGEAFMELAKDAHIHEFCQPNAILTFKENLVNVASDDTKKMGEELLKAEIEKIDDEKVKTETLKRLERIEAGEKDLYF; encoded by the coding sequence ATGAATACTTTAAATATAATTAATGAGGAAAAAATAAATAATATTCTTGAGGATGCAAAGTGCGTATCTAAACAAGATGTTTTAAATATAATAGAAAAATCAAAGGATTGTTTTGGACTTACATCAACAGAAGCTGCTGCTTTACTTCAGGTTAATGATGAAGAAGTTTTAAATAAGATGTTTGAGGCTGCTAAATACATAAAAGAAAAAATATATGGAAATAGAATAGTAATGTTTGCACCTCTTTATACTAGTAATGAGTGTACTAACAACTGCCTATACTGTGGATTTAGAGTACATAACAAGGAATTACATAGAAGAACTCTTTGTCCAAGTGAGGTTGTAGAAGAAGCAAGTGCAATAGAAAAGCAAGGTCACAAAAGAATACTTATGGTATGTGGTGAAGATAAAAGAGTTACTCATATAGATCATATAGTTGAATCTGTTCAAGCTGTATATGACAATGTAGATATAAGAAGAATAAATGTAAATTGTGCGCCTCTTGAAGTTGAAGAATTCAAAAAGCTTAAAGATGTTGGAATAGGAACTTATCAAATATTCCAAGAGACTTATCATAGACCTACTTATAAGAAGATGCATGTAAGTGGATCAAAGTCAGATTACGATTATAGATTGACTGCTATTGAAAGAGCTTTTGAAGCAGGTATTGATGATGTAGGCATAGGTGTATTACTTGGACTTTATGATTATAAATTTGATGTTCTATCAACTCTTATACATTCTGAATATCTAGATAATAAGTATAATGTAGGACCTCATACAATATCTGTTCCAAGACTTAGACCAGCAATTGGTTCAGCTCTTGAAGAAACACCATATCCAGTAAGTGATAGTGATTTTAAGAAGATAGTTGCTGTATATAGATTAGCTGTTCCGTATACTGGAATAATAATGTCTACAAGAGAAAGTGCAGGCTTAAGAGATGAACTACTTGAACTAGGAGTATCTCAAATGTCAGCAGGTTCTAAGACAAATCCTGGTGGGTACGAGGAAGACGATAGAGAAGCTAAGCAGTTTGAAGGAAATGATGAGAGAGGTCTAGATGAAATTCTAAGGGTTGTATGTAAGCAAGGTCACCTGCCAAGTTTCTGTACTGCGTGCTATAGAAACAATAGAACAGGAGAGGCATTTATGGAACTTGCAAAGGATGCTCATATACATGAATTTTGCCAACCTAATGCAATACTTACATTTAAAGAAAATTTAGTTAATGTAGCATCTGATGATACTAAAAAAATGGGTGAAGAATTACTTAAGGCTGAGATAGAGAAAATAGATGATGAGAAGGTTAAGACTGAGACATTGAAGAGACTTGAGAGAATAGAGGCAGGAGAGAAGGATCTTTATTTCTAA
- the hydF gene encoding [FeFe] hydrogenase H-cluster maturation GTPase HydF, with translation MQQTPRSNRLHISIFGRRNAGKSSLINALTNQDIALVSNVAGTTTDPVYKAMEILPIGPVVLIDTAGIDDEGDLGELRVKKTLQVLNKTELAVLVISAVDGVTDFDKETLDRINDKKIPVVGVINKSDKKNLSDEEIRNIEGELGIEFTNVSSKTREGIDELKNLIIKHSPNTDVEKKIVGDLIEPNDYVVLVTPIDKAAPKGRLILPQQQTTRDIIDHGSIAIITRETELEATLKGLNKKPKIVITDSQAFEKVDKLTPKDIPMTSFSILYARYKADLEELVLGVKQIEKLKENDNVLICEGCTHHRQEGDIGRDKIPKWIEGMCGKNLNFEWTSGVNYPEPDEMKKYSLIVHCGGCMLNPKEMEFRVMQARENKTPIVNYGILIGHITGVLERALDPFPVAKALYIGE, from the coding sequence ATGCAGCAAACACCGAGAAGTAATAGACTACACATATCTATATTTGGAAGAAGAAATGCAGGGAAGTCAAGCCTTATAAATGCACTTACTAATCAAGATATAGCTTTGGTTTCAAATGTTGCGGGAACTACTACAGACCCTGTTTATAAAGCTATGGAAATACTTCCAATAGGACCTGTTGTTTTAATAGATACAGCAGGTATTGATGATGAGGGAGATTTAGGTGAGCTTAGGGTAAAAAAGACGCTTCAGGTATTAAATAAAACTGAGCTTGCAGTGCTAGTTATAAGTGCAGTGGATGGAGTAACTGATTTTGATAAAGAGACTTTAGATAGAATAAATGATAAAAAGATACCAGTAGTTGGGGTTATAAATAAGTCTGATAAAAAGAATTTATCAGATGAAGAAATAAGAAATATAGAAGGTGAGCTTGGGATTGAGTTTACAAATGTAAGTTCAAAGACTAGGGAAGGAATAGATGAGCTTAAAAATTTAATTATAAAGCATTCTCCAAATACTGATGTTGAAAAGAAGATAGTAGGAGATTTAATAGAGCCAAATGATTATGTGGTTTTAGTTACGCCTATAGATAAGGCAGCTCCAAAAGGAAGATTAATACTTCCTCAACAGCAAACTACAAGAGATATAATAGACCATGGCTCAATAGCAATAATAACAAGAGAAACAGAGCTTGAAGCAACTCTTAAAGGTCTTAACAAAAAGCCGAAGATAGTTATAACAGACTCACAGGCTTTCGAAAAGGTAGATAAGTTGACCCCAAAGGATATACCTATGACGTCATTTTCAATACTATACGCAAGATACAAGGCAGATTTAGAAGAACTTGTTCTTGGAGTTAAGCAAATAGAAAAATTAAAAGAAAATGATAATGTTTTAATATGTGAGGGATGTACTCACCATAGACAAGAAGGAGATATAGGAAGAGATAAAATTCCTAAATGGATAGAGGGTATGTGTGGTAAGAATCTAAACTTTGAATGGACTTCTGGTGTTAACTATCCAGAGCCAGATGAAATGAAAAAGTACAGCTTAATAGTTCACTGTGGTGGATGTATGCTAAATCCTAAGGAGATGGAGTTTAGGGTTATGCAGGCTAGAGAAAACAAGACTCCTATTGTCAATTATGGAATATTAATAGGTCATATAACTGGAGTTTTAGAAAGAGCACTTGATCCATTCCCAGTTGCAAAAGCACTTTATATTGGAGAGTAA
- a CDS encoding TM1266 family iron-only hydrogenase system putative regulator, whose protein sequence is MNKRIGVIGILVENRDSIESVNKLLSKHAEIVVGRMGIPYKEKNLSVISIIVDGTNDEIGALTGRLGRLEGVSVKSALTQK, encoded by the coding sequence ATGAATAAAAGAATTGGAGTAATTGGTATTTTAGTTGAGAATAGGGATAGCATTGAAAGTGTAAATAAGTTACTTAGTAAACATGCTGAGATTGTAGTTGGAAGAATGGGAATACCTTATAAAGAAAAGAATTTGAGTGTTATATCTATAATAGTAGATGGTACTAATGATGAAATAGGGGCTTTAACGGGAAGGCTTGGAAGGCTTGAAGGAGTTAGTGTAAAAAGTGCTTTAACACAAAAATAA
- the hydE gene encoding [FeFe] hydrogenase H-cluster radical SAM maturase HydE, with protein MDKDKKYFLIMAGSTNHMLRGDKLLKDKGIKTSLVPAPAEYGSVCAIAIKVEDKDRGISEKYLRENDITIRGIYEEKPERLTGLIDRLKNSIIRDEFLDVLKKIEDGKELTHSDIVLLLKTDRKAEKEALFKAADEMRKKIVGDVVDIRGAIEFSNYCKKDCKYCGVRRNLNDLQRYRMTEDEIMEVVHSLNDIGIKTVILQSGEDAWWTRDRIANLITRVKKETGMKITLSLGERPREDYEYFKELGANNYLLKIETTNEEIFNYIHPDDDINHRKECSSWLKELGYLNGSGCIIGLPGQREEDIANDILYFKDMGINMIGIGPFIPAKGTPLENYPTGDVDMTLKAVAVTRLVCKRVFLPATTALASIDSDLQAEALKAGANTIMLINTPAKYRYNYQIYSDKNMVDLKSAYDAVTGASREFPSYLKIDMEVYKNAANTEK; from the coding sequence ATGGATAAAGATAAGAAATACTTTCTTATAATGGCTGGGTCTACTAATCATATGTTAAGGGGAGATAAGTTGTTAAAGGATAAGGGGATTAAGACTTCTTTGGTTCCTGCTCCTGCTGAGTATGGTTCGGTTTGTGCTATAGCTATAAAGGTTGAGGACAAGGATAGGGGCATAAGTGAAAAGTATTTAAGAGAAAATGATATAACTATAAGAGGTATATATGAGGAAAAGCCAGAAAGACTTACAGGTCTTATAGATAGACTTAAAAACAGTATAATAAGAGATGAGTTTTTAGATGTTCTTAAAAAGATAGAGGATGGCAAAGAGCTTACTCATTCTGATATAGTTCTTCTTCTTAAAACAGATAGAAAGGCTGAGAAGGAAGCTCTTTTTAAGGCTGCTGATGAGATGAGAAAGAAGATTGTTGGAGATGTTGTAGATATAAGAGGGGCTATTGAGTTTTCTAATTACTGCAAAAAAGACTGTAAGTATTGTGGAGTAAGAAGAAATCTTAATGATCTTCAAAGATATAGAATGACTGAGGATGAGATAATGGAGGTTGTTCATTCTCTTAATGATATAGGAATAAAGACTGTAATACTTCAATCTGGAGAAGATGCTTGGTGGACTAGGGATAGAATAGCTAATTTAATAACTAGGGTGAAAAAGGAAACTGGAATGAAGATAACTTTAAGCTTAGGTGAGCGACCAAGAGAAGATTATGAATACTTCAAAGAGCTTGGAGCTAATAACTATCTTCTTAAAATAGAGACTACAAATGAAGAAATATTTAATTATATCCATCCAGATGATGATATAAATCATAGAAAAGAATGTTCTAGTTGGTTAAAAGAACTTGGATATTTAAATGGTTCAGGATGTATAATAGGTCTTCCAGGTCAAAGAGAAGAAGATATTGCAAATGATATACTTTACTTTAAGGACATGGGTATTAATATGATAGGAATAGGACCTTTTATACCTGCAAAAGGAACTCCTCTTGAAAATTATCCAACTGGAGATGTAGATATGACTTTAAAAGCGGTTGCTGTTACAAGGCTTGTATGTAAGAGAGTATTCTTGCCAGCTACTACTGCACTTGCATCGATAGATTCAGACCTTCAAGCAGAGGCTCTAAAGGCTGGAGCTAATACTATAATGCTTATAAATACTCCAGCTAAGTACAGATATAATTATCAAATATATTCAGATAAAAATATGGTTGATTTAAAATCTGCATATGATGCAGTAACGGGAGCAAGTAGAGAGTTTCCATCTTATTTAAAAATAGACATGGAGGTGTATAAGAATGCAGCAAACACCGAGAAGTAA